In Azospirillum thermophilum, the sequence AGTCGGCAGGCGGCAGCGTGACGGTGCAGAAGGGCGACAGCGCCTACCTGATCGCCAAGCGCTACAACGTGCCCTTGCGCGACCTGATCGACGCGAACCGGCTGAGCCCGCCCTACAAGCTGGAGGTCGGGCAGCGCCTGACCCTGCCGACCTCGCGGCAGTATGTGGTCCAGAAGGGCGACACGCTCTACGGCATCTCGCGGATGCACAATGTCGACGTCAGCGAGCTGACCCGCATCAACAACCTGACGCCGCCCTATGCCGTGCAGGCCGGCCAGACGCTCCGCCTGCCGGGCGAGGGGCGCGGCGCCGGAACGGCTGTGGCCGAGGGCGGCGAGGGCGCGGGCGCCCCGGTGCCGCTCACCCCGCCGGCCGGCGGGACGGCCAGCCGCGGCTCCGTCCAGGCGACCGAACTGCCGCCGCCGGGCAGCAGCTCCGCCGGCGGTGCCTCCAGCGTCTCCGGCGTGACCGCCACGCCGCTGCCGCCGCCCAAGCCGGGCAGCGGCGCCCCCGCCACGGCCGACGCGCAGCAGCCGGGCGAGCCGGGGACGGCCTACCAGCCGGGGCAGGCCCCGACCTATCTGCGGCCGCCCGGCTCCAAGCCGGCGGATCAGGCGCCGCAGACCGCCCCGCCGGCCGTCGCCCAGGCCCCGGTTCCCGTCCCCTCGCCGCCGCCGGCCAACCGCAACGCCCCGTCGCAGCCGCAGCAGGACGTGGCGGCGGCCGAGCCGCCGAAGGCGGACGCCGCTCCGCCGCCGCGCGGCGGCAAGCGCTTCCTGTGGCCGGTGAAGGGCAAGCTGATCTCGGGCTACGGCCCGAAGCCGGACGGCATGCACAATGACGGGCTGAACATCGCCGCGTCCAAGGGGGCGGCGGTGGTCGCCGCCGACAACGGCGTGGTGGCCTATGCCGGCAACGAGCTGCGCGGCTTCGGCAACCTGCTGCTGATCAAGCACGCCGACGGCTGGATCACCGCCTACGCCCACCTCGACCGCATCGAGGTGGAGCGCGGGGCGAGCGTGAAGCGCGGCCAGCTCGTCGGCCGGGTCGGCCAGACCGGCTCCGTCACCAGCCCGCAGCTCCATTTCGAGCTGCGCAAGGGGAGCCAGGCCGTCGATCCCGGCGACCAGATGGAGCCGAAGCCTAGCGAAGGGGCTTCCCGAGACGACCGGCCAGGTCCTGGATGAACTGCCACGCGACGCGGCCGGACCGGCTGCCGCGCGTCACGGCCCATTCCACCGCCTCCGCCCGGAGCTGCTCGACCGGCAGGTCGAGTCCGAAGCGGCGGGCATAGCCGTCGATCATGGCGAAGTAGGTCGCCTGATCGCAGTTGTGGAAGCCGAGCCACAGGCCGAAGCGGTCGGAAAGCGAGACCTTCTCCTCCACCGCCTCGCCGGGGTTGATGGCGGTCGACCGCTCGTTCTCGATCA encodes:
- a CDS encoding LysM peptidoglycan-binding domain-containing M23 family metallopeptidase, with amino-acid sequence MVKTLLVSATLALALAACERTGGLAPVTSVSSLPESAGGSVTVQKGDSAYLIAKRYNVPLRDLIDANRLSPPYKLEVGQRLTLPTSRQYVVQKGDTLYGISRMHNVDVSELTRINNLTPPYAVQAGQTLRLPGEGRGAGTAVAEGGEGAGAPVPLTPPAGGTASRGSVQATELPPPGSSSAGGASSVSGVTATPLPPPKPGSGAPATADAQQPGEPGTAYQPGQAPTYLRPPGSKPADQAPQTAPPAVAQAPVPVPSPPPANRNAPSQPQQDVAAAEPPKADAAPPPRGGKRFLWPVKGKLISGYGPKPDGMHNDGLNIAASKGAAVVAADNGVVAYAGNELRGFGNLLLIKHADGWITAYAHLDRIEVERGASVKRGQLVGRVGQTGSVTSPQLHFELRKGSQAVDPGDQMEPKPSEGASRDDRPGPG